Proteins co-encoded in one Setaria viridis chromosome 9, Setaria_viridis_v4.0, whole genome shotgun sequence genomic window:
- the LOC117840140 gene encoding replication factor C subunit 5, whose amino-acid sequence MDVKASSPSPAPPPSPGATLSAVIAEDRRREARRRRPGGLGQGGVLPLLVPACGRPAGQVGGRTAHSQLMLRLHRWGASFLPKGGGAVSRELEARRRAPSPPPRPRPLPPAAAHVVVPPPPPPPPRHEAPAVMSASVPEGRPLREREEPAVRAPAPGSKATAEADTSVGGESAGSNEHAAPATPAGGTWLRVSPKTTVRSLSLQTDTSDESPRSLADSPALAVESADMFVWADKYRPNVLSEFICNRAVADELHQLVIAHHCGHFIFEGQPAVGKRSMVLALIRDAFGPHGLKIEEQTKRFELKGEIRKHIDVRVKISGHHVEVSLADLHGYEKYVITNLLSESIPSPNLVCDHTNCRVVVIHDADKLSSDLQHYIGWFLGRYAGCNKIIFCCSDASNLEAVKHLCKVVTLQPPSFDEIIKVLEYIAAQESIDLPRDLARRITVSASNNLRQAIRSFEATWKANYPFIDGQVILTGWEEDISNVARNIIEEPSSKQLFVIRGKIRKLIEHNVSPHFIFSHLVAELKRDKDEEFQHSIDELASDVNHCKECKHLKEQSKGCKSREADLKMRNMNVEDFTEKVRDHGESIQCFIKIEEFTVRFLSFYRSLKAKKSNSGGAQ is encoded by the exons ATGGACGTGAAAGCCTCCTCGCcttcgcccgcgccgccgccgtcgccgggcgCCACGCTCTCCGCGGTGATCGCCGAGGACCGCCGCCGGGAGGCCAGACGCCGCCGCCCGGGAGGGCTCGGGCAGGGCGGCGTCCTCCCGCTCCTCGTCCCGGCGTGCGGGCGCCCCGCCGGGCAGgtgggcggcaggacggcgcaCTCGCAGCTCatgctccgcctccaccgctggGGCGCCTCGTTCCTGcccaagggcggcggcgccgtctcgCGCGAGCTCGAGGCCAGGCGCCGCGCGCCGAgcccgccgccacggcctcgaCCATTGCCGCCCGCTGCGGCCCACGtggtggtgccgccgccgccgccgccgccgccgcgccacgaGGCGCCCGCCGTGATGAGCGCGAGTGTCCCCGAGGGGAGGCCtttgagggagagagaggagccCGCCGTCCGCGCGCCGGCGCCTGGATCCAAAGCCACTGCCGAAGCGGACACGTCCGTCGGCGGCGAGAGCGCCGGGAGCAACGAGCACGCGGCGCCAGCAACGCCCGCCGGGGGAACCTGGCTCAGAGTTTCGCCCAAGACGACAGTGAGATCTCTGTCGCTGCAGACGGACACCAGCGACGAGTCCCCTCGGTCCCTAGCCGACTCCCCCGCGCTGGCGGTGGAGAGCGCGGACATGTTCGTGTGGGCGGACAAGTACCGGCCCAATGTGCTCAGCGAGTTCATCTGCAACAGggccgtcgccgacgagctccaCCAGCTG GTTATTGCACACCATTGCGGACATTTCATATTTGAAGGGCAGCCGGCAGTTGGGAAAAGAAGCATGGTGCTGGCACTTATAAGGGATGCTTTTGGTCCTCATGGTCTCAAG ATAGAGGAACAGACAAAGAGATTTGAATTGAAG GGAGAAATTAGAAAGCATATCGATGTCAGAGTGAAGATTTCAGGACATCATGTGGAGGTTAGCTTGGCCGATTTACATGGCTATGAGAAGTATGTCATAACGAATTTGCTGAGTGAATCGATCCCATCACCAAACTTGGTTTGTGACCATACTAACTGCAGAG TGGTTGTTATCCATGACGCTGATAAGCTCTCGTCCGATCTTCAACATTATATTGGTTGGTTTTTGGGGAGGTACGCAGGGTGTAACAAAATTATTTTCTGCTGCTCTGATGCTTCTAACCTTGAAGCTGTAAAACATCTCTGCAAGGTCGTGACTCTTCAGCCACCTTCATTTGACGAG ATAATAAAGGTTCTAGAGTACATTGCAGCGCAAGAGAGCATTGATTTGCCTCGTGATCTTGCTAGGAGAATAACAGTAAGCGCAAGTAATAATCTCCGACAGGCAATACGTTCTTTTGAAGCTACTTGGAAGGCAAA CTACCCATTCATAGACGGCCAAGTTATTTTGACAGGATGGGAAGAGGATATCTCTAATGTGGCCAGAAATATCATCGAGGAGCCAAGTTCAAAGCA ACTGTTTGTTATCCGGGGAAAGATCAGAAAATTGATTGAACATAATGTGTCACCTCATTTCATTTTCTCG CACTTAGTCGCAGAATTGAAAAGGGACAAGGATGAAGAGTTTCAGCACAGTATTGATGAACTGGCCTCGGATGTGAACCAT TGTAAAGAATGCAAGCACCTAAAAGAGCAGAGCAAAGGATGCAAATCTCGGGAGGCAGATTTGAAAATGAGAAATATGAACGTAGAAGATTTTACCGAGAAGGTTCGTGACCATGGTGAAAGCATCCAATGCTTTATAAAGATTGAAG AATTCACCGTGAGGTTCCTGAGCTTCTACAGATCCTTAAAAGCAAAGAAATCGAATAGTGGAGGTGCTCAATGA
- the LOC117835581 gene encoding RING-H2 finger protein ATL5: MDTVVATAARRLLVNASHDDPRAHRRAAAGSPSRPGAPERPPPAPPREPFPMLLPVFILFVLLLCFLSIFLLRDLLHFFSLWLRRRRRLRAGADADESGAGEATPDANALPKPAGLDPAVLATFPTVRWIEATPRSPAPALAECAVCLSEFAAGDAVRLLTVCRHAFHTACIDSWLGAHTTCPVCRSELDAPPPPPGDGDGGRISIVVDGQRASTASDPASGGVRSRPEDR; encoded by the coding sequence ATGGACACGGTCGTGGCcacggccgcgcgccgcctcctcgtcaATGCCAGCCACGATGACccccgcgcccaccgccgcgccgccgctgggtCTCCCTCGAGGCCGGGTGCCCcggagcggccgccgccggcgccgcctcgggAGCCGTTCCCGATGCTGCTGCCCGTGTTCATCCTCTTCGTGCTCCTCCTCTGCTTCCTCTCCATCTTCCTCCTGCGCGACCTCCTCCACTTCTTCTCCCtctggctccgccgccggcgccgcctccgcgccggtgCGGACGCCGACGAGTCGGGCGCCGGCGAAGCCACGCCGGACGCAAACGCGCTGCCCAAGCCGGCCGGTCTGGACCCCGCGGTCCTCGCCACGTTCCCCACGGTCCGGTGGATCGAAGCGACGCCGCGGTCGCCAGCGCCGGCGCTCGCCGAGTGCGCGGTCTGCCTGTCGGAGTTCGCCGCGGGCGACGCCGTCCGCCTGCTCACCGTCTGCCGCCACGCGTTCCACACGGCGTGCATCGACTCCTGGCTCGGCGCGCACACCACGTGCCCCGTCTGCCGCTCCGagctcgacgcgccgccgcccccgcctggcgacggcgacggtggccgTATCTCTATCGTGGTTGACGGTCAGCGAGCAAGCACGGCATCAGACCCGGCGAGCGGTGGCGTGCGATCGCGACCTGAGGACCGGTGA
- the LOC117839649 gene encoding protein RGF1 INDUCIBLE TRANSCRIPTION FACTOR 1: MAIDHESPFKELRLKNRRIMGGGGPEPEEEAASAAYGDQWPRWLQPLLSARFFAHCKTHSDSHRSGECNMFCLDCSAAAGTGALCSLCLAHGHRDHHTIQIRRSSYHDVIRVSDIQRFMDIAGVQTYVINSARVVFLNERPQQQKPGCGGKAASASANLCEVCARSLLDNFRFCSLGCKVVGCAPDAAKARSWLLRPASDGNASSSALRNADKKQSFSPPTPPTLPTKRRKGIPHRAPFGSLIVEY, translated from the exons ATGGCGATCGACCACGAGTCCCCGTTCAAGGAGCTCCGCCTCAAGAACCGCAGGATCATG ggaggcggcggccctgagccggaggaggaggccgcctcAGCGGCGTACGGGGACCAGTGGCCGCGCTGGCTGCAGCCGCTGCTCTCCGCGCGCTTCTTCGCGCATTGCAAGACCCACAGCGACTCGCACCGCAGTGGCGAGTGCAACATGTTCTGCCTcgactgctccgccgccgcgggcaccGGCGCGCTCTGCTCCCTCTGCCTCGCGCACGGCCACCGCGACCACCACACCATCCAGATCCGCCGCTCATCCTACCACGACGTCATCCGGGTCTCCGACATACAGCGCTTCATGGACATCGCCGGCGTGCAGACCTACGTCATCAACAGCGCCCGCGTCGTTTTCCTCAACGAGCGGCCCCAGCAGCAGAAGCCCGGGTGCGGCGGCAAGgcagcctccgcctccgccaacctCTGCGAGGTATGCGCCCGCAGCCTCCTCGACAACTTCCGCTTCTGCTCCCTCGGGTGCAAGGTCGTCGGCTGCGCCCCCGACGCCGCCAAGGCCAGGAGCTGGCTCCTCCGGCCCGCCTCCGACGGcaacgcctcctcctccgccctgcGGAATGCCGACAAGAAGCAGAGCTTCtcgcccccgacgccgccgaccCTGCCGACGAAGCGGCGCAAGGGCATCCCGCACCGCGCGCCGTTCGGCAGCCTCATCGTCGAGTACTAG